The Naumovozyma dairenensis CBS 421 chromosome 3, complete genome genome has a window encoding:
- the HDA2 gene encoding Hda2p (similar to Saccharomyces cerevisiae HDA2 (YDR295C); ancestral locus Anc_5.311), with product MNKQSPTKLDTKIFYLPVGLTTFQRDLIEILISLHSESFKLELDKISSSSSSAATKPQILKSNTSNAFSTRQMTYLLNSNIKAVINHPSLLVDHYMPRQYLRMEPNESLISTSDKFQKLQNLLFILQNYPNLQILLTSHNIKELDIVEGLLLGQNFKLKRFSGTSLYDEEHIYPIEEEPENLQLQQKQTQKQEYDSSTTRSKSTTTTNGKKLKKNNVNKLSKNTRNNSRENSMTPYSSASSSSSTTSSSSIVNPIASSINPATFGILKNSGHHNNHHPTPSSSTSTSTYARDDYDYSMKRNSRKRKLEHEHGNVTRDKNWIFLTTTTHLKNDPSLLSNYKINLIISFDPMLDPHLSAIQNIRSPQRYLLHEQNHFIPIIKLLVNDSPDHYILSQTNPQEEGQEEHYNNDDLQYSNMIKSLDHFLKTRSSSSSSSSSSSSNTTAQQNAPIKTFVQNIFNNESNSPETIPKLSHLPIGTEQEYLTPHLSYLAHTRTPNATNPNGNEHNVTMTISQYQTALMQMALKRYHDLQNEHSVNERLLYDERINESERQNKIDSIKFDIGRTFKLLKDKNEKEEIESDKRKNKVIFDFLKTKDQFEALKAKELELVSTQDVGGKLQELERDRTFKNIKLNELQMENEKKNQLNDELRSQYQLKSTLAADMGHSLEKLKDDLKNVQKREKDPISLKVDLELLSDRERILKMELDSWKRKTIFLKSLVESLNNKYPVDLTTKKNTKKSTRESSNNGRYRSTRSNTPNYTR from the coding sequence ATGAATAAACAATCGCCCACAAAATTAGAtaccaaaatattttatctacCTGTTGGTCTAACCACTTTCCAAAGGGATCTaatagaaatattaatCTCATTGCATTCAGAATCCTTTAAATTAGAATTGGATAAAATatcgtcttcttcttcttctgccGCTACTAAACCTCAAATACTTAAATCCAATACATCAAACGCCTTCTCCACTAGACAAATGACATACctattgaattcaaatataaaagCTGTCATAAATCATCCCTCTCTCTTAGTGGACCATTATATGCCAAGACAATATTTAAGAATGGAACCAAATGAATCATTGATTAGTACAAGTgataaattccaaaaattacaaaatctATTATTCATCTTGCAAAATTATCCTAATttacaaatattattgaCTTCTCacaatattaaagaattagataTCGTCGAAGGTTTATTATTGGGtcaaaattttaaattgaaaagattctCTGGAACTTCATTATACGATGAAGAGCACATCTATCCCATAGAAGAGGAACCAGAGAATCTGCAACTACAACAGAAACAGACAcaaaaacaagaatatgATTCCTCAACCACTAGATCGAAGTCAACTACCACAACTAATGGTAAAAAactaaagaaaaacaatgtGAATAAACTAAGTAAAAATACTAGAAACAATTCAAGAGAAAATTCAATGACTCCATATTCTTCAGCCTCctcctcatcatcaacaactTCATCTTCCTCCATAGTAAACCCAATTGCATCCTCGATAAATCCTGCCACATTTGgaatcttgaaaaatagCGGTCATCataataatcatcatccaacaccttcttcttctacatCGACATCAACATACGCAAGGgatgattatgattattccatgaaaagaaattcaaggaaaagaaaattggaaCATGAACATGGAAACGTGACCAGGGATAAAAATTGGATATTCTTAACTACAACTAcccatttgaaaaatgatccatcattattgtcaaattataaaataaactTGATAATCAGTTTCGATCCCATGTTAGATCCACATTTATCAGCCATTCAAAACATTCGCTCTCCACAAAGGTATTTATTACATGAACAAAACCATTTCATCCCAATCATTAAGTTATTAGTTAATGACTCACCAGATCATTATATTCTCTCACAAACTAATCCACAGGAAGAAGGACAAGAAGAGCACTACAACAATGATGACTTACAATACTCAAACATGATAAAATCATTAGATCACTTCTTAAAAACaagatcatcatcatcatcgtcatcatcgtcatcatcatcaaatacCACCGCTCAACAGAATGCACCAATCAAAACTTTCGTACAGAACATATTCAATAACGAATCGAATTCACCAGAAACGATACCCAAATTATCCCACCTCCCCATAGGAACGGAACAAGAATATCTAACTCCTCATTTATCATACTTAGCCCACACGCGGACACCCAATGCAACCAATCCAAACGGGAATGAACACAACGTAACGATGACAATATCACAATATCAGACGGCACTGATGCAAATGGCATTGAAAAGATATcatgatttacaaaatgaacaTTCCGTGAATGAACGATTGTTATACGATGAACGAATAAATGAAAGTGAAAGACagaataaaattgattcaattaaatttgatattgGTCGTACTTTTAAATTGTTAAAGGATAAGAATGAAAAGGAGGAGATTGAATCTGATAAGAGGAAGAATAAGGTTATTTTCGATTTTTTGAAAACGAAAGATCAATTTGAAGCGCTTAAGGCGAAGGAGTTAGAACTGGTTTCTACGCAAGATGTGGGGGGGAAATTGCAAGAATTGGAGAGGGATAGGACTTTTAAGAACATTAAGTTGAATGAATTGCAAATGGAGAatgagaagaagaatcaattgaatgatgaGTTGAGAAGTCAGtatcaattgaaatcaaCTTTAGCAGCTGATATGGGCCATTCTTtagagaaattgaaagatgatttgaaaaatgttcAAAAGAGGGAAAAGGATCCTATTAGTTTGAAGGTTGATCTTGAATTGTTAAGTGATCGTGAaagaattttgaaaatggaaTTAGATTCATGGAAGAGAAAGACCATATTCTTGAAAAGTTTGGTTGAAAGTTTGAATAACAAGTATCCTGTAGATTTGACTACGAAAAAGAATACCAAGAAGTCTACCAGAGAATCGAGCAATAATGGGAGATATAGATCCACGCGATCAAATACTCCAAATTACACAAGATAA
- the MHR1 gene encoding mitochondrial 54S ribosomal protein mL67 (similar to Saccharomyces cerevisiae MHR1 (YDR296W); ancestral locus Anc_5.313) translates to MNKLKVSTASSRFRPATWLKKSGYAPHVYLFRNLEQGQVLYSQLPQVTNHMIEKTFKKKVDSWMYKKPSTRRDLWKCMCVVNMKDYDDGVLLFQNLQRLRFLRDFAQLDKANEFRKKDSNGHVWYSGKFRPTFAQEAVADLRESLIKMQKHDKIEQEKDTNEIDIYWEDPWRMGDLDKYWTPVLSNVNHKLINNSGNTAREESVILKEISTQTLNELSISSSSSSKVPFSPVL, encoded by the coding sequence ATGAACAAACTAAAAGTCAGTACTGCCAGCTCCCGGTTCCGTCCGGCCACATGGTTAAAGAAATCAGGCTATGCCCCACATGTTTATCTCTTTAGGAATCTAGAACAGGGCCAAGTACTCTACAGTCAATTACCACAGGTCACTAATCATATGATTGAGAAGACattcaagaagaaagtgGATAGTTGGATGTATAAGAAACCCTCCACGAGGAGAGATCTTTGGAAATGTATGTGTGTAGTGAATATGAAAGATTACGATGATGGTGTATTgttatttcaaaatttacaaaGGTTGAGGTTTTTAAGAGATTTTGCGCAGTTAGATAAAGCTAATGAGTTTAGAAAGAAAGATTCAAATGGTCATGTTTGGTATAGTGGGAAATTTAGACCTACTTTCGCTCAAGAAGCTGTGGCGGATTTAAGGGAATCCTTAATTAAAATGCAAAAACatgataaaattgaacaagaaaaagataCAAATGAGATTGATATATATTGGGAAGACCCGTGGAGAATGGGGGATCTAGATAAATATTGGACCCCCGTTTTGTCAAATGTGAATCACAAACTTATAAATAATTCCGGCAACACGGCGAGAGAGGAAAGtgtaattttgaaagaaataagTACTCAAacattgaatgaattatcaatatcatcatcctcatcatctAAAGTTCCATTTTCGCCAGTTTTATGA
- the BCD1 gene encoding Bcd1p (similar to Saccharomyces cerevisiae BCD1 (YHR040W); ancestral locus Anc_5.303): MSSKCEICHEIEFKYKCPKCLKKTCSLKCSQAHKKDDNCSGIAHDPTVYIPHDTLKEADDENHESNVLVQRDFNYLTNLKRVVELQKVDGKTKNKRTLQSFNNNNTNKRARFNNGPVSESNRVVRRGVNCLLLPRGMQRSVQNRSKWDKPLDVFVWSIEWIICSVGKNDQSKEDTSNNLSKEKSVVKYVSHRFKETDSIVGGMSNIVFEKCCNEFGIPTPEKGSNTPDVDKAAIIKENNWKFYIKWFPYNNTMVMDSKNLIQIDASEKCIGEILRDKTVIEYPTIFISQTEANLPNDFTVIEEPKYEERTRTFGSESTVSSSNENRKHITKKLNIQVNDADDNEPPEEEAIRIGHKNTENDVAKEKKSIIAPVSDEDSDDYEPGLNIDFLAS, from the coding sequence ATGTCTAGCAAATGTGAAATATGTCATGAGATTGAATTCAAGTATAAATGTCCTAaatgtttgaaaaaaaCCTGTTCCTTAAAATGTTCTCAAGCCCACAAGAAAGATGATAACTGTTCAGGAATCGCTCACGATCCCACTGTTTATATTCCCCATGATACATTGAAAGaagctgatgatgaaaatcATGAGAGCAATGTATTGGTTCAGAGGGATTTCAATTATTTGACAAACCTTAAAAGAGTGGTAGAGCTACAGAAAGTCGATGGGAAaaccaaaaataaaagaaccTTACAAagtttcaataataataatacaaataagAGAGCGAGGTTTAATAATGGACCAGTTTCAGAAAGTAATAGAGTAGTTAGGAGAGGCGTTAATTGCCTTTTGCTACCAAGGGGTATGCAACGTTCTGTACAGAATAGAAGTAAATGGGATAAACCTCTGGATGTATTCGTATGGTCGATAGAATGGATAATCTGTTCTGTAGGAAAGAATGATCAAAGTAAAGAAGATACCTCcaataatctttccaaGGAGAAGTCAGTGGTAAAATATGTCAGTCATAGATTTAAGGAAACTGATTCTATTGTGGGAGGAATGAGTAATATCgtatttgaaaaatgttgTAATGAATTTGGCATTCCAACCCCAGAGAAAGGTAGTAATACACCCGATGTTGACAAGGCAGCTAtcataaaagaaaataactggaaattttatataaaatggTTTCCTTATAATAACACGATGGTGATGGattccaaaaatttgaTACAAATCGATGCATCTGAAAAATGTATAGGAGAAATATTAAGAGACAAGACTGTCATCGAATATCCGACAATTTTTATAAGTCAGACGGAAGCTAATTTACCAAATGATTTTACTGTCATTGAAGAACCTAAATATGAGGAGAGAACACGGACATTTGGTTCTGAAAGTACTGTATCATCTTCGAATGAAAACAGGAAACACATAAcgaagaaattgaatatacAAGTTAATGATGCTGACGATAACGAACCGcctgaagaagaagctaTTAGAATAGGTCATAAAAATACTGAGAATGATGTTGCGAAAGAGAAGAAGTCCATCATAGCTCCTGTCAGTGATGAGGATAGTGACGATTATGAACCTGGCTTAAATATTGATTTCCTCGCTAGCTAG
- the ATP5 gene encoding F1F0 ATP synthase subunit 5 (similar to Saccharomyces cerevisiae ATP5 (YDR298C); ancestral locus Anc_5.315) — translation MMMMMMSMNRRLLTSKSATTLLARSLWTTPIKYQQQSKTFVPPIQLFGLEGTYATALFKAAYMDSTIDSTASSLNSIQNLIHKDSSLKSILENPALSPDDRVSIVNSLLKGINGKSNKDVDNFLKVLADNNRLNLLSVICEQYNKLNDAQQGIVQGNIISSKQLDDKVMKRLHNGILQSKSIVKEGQVLKLNNLVRPDILGGLIVEIDDKTVDLSLSTKIQNLNKILNETI, via the coding sequence atgatgatgatgatgatgtcaATGAATAGAAGATTATTAACATCCAAATCTGCCACTACATTGCTAGCGCGTTCCCTATGGACTACTCCGATCAAATACCAACAACAATCGAAAACGTTTGTCCCACCAATTCAATTGTTTGGATTAGAAGGAACCTATGCTACTGCTCTATTTAAGGCAGCTTATATGGACTCTACTATTGATTCCACTGCTTCATCTTTGAACTCCATACAAAATTTGATCCATAAGGATTCCTCTTTGAAGAGTATCCTTGAGAATCCAGCTTTGTCACCTGATGACCGTGTATCCATCgttaattcattattgaagGGTATCAATGGGAAATCAAATAAGGatgttgataattttttgaaagttttgGCTGATAATAATAGGTTGAATCTGTTGAGTGTCATTTGtgaacaatataataaattgaatgatgcACAACAGGGAATTGTGCAAGGGAATATCATTAGTTCGAAACAATTGGATGATAAAGTTATGAAAAGGTTACATAATGGTATTTTGCAATCAAAGTCTATCGTTAAGGAGGGACAGGTTTTGAAGTTGAATAATTTGGTTAGACCAGATATTTTGGGAGGATTGATTGTGGAGATTGATGATAAGACTGTAGATTTGAGTCTTTCAACTaagattcaaaatttgaataagATACTAAATGAAACGATTTGA
- the DPL1 gene encoding sphinganine-1-phosphate aldolase DPL1 (similar to Saccharomyces cerevisiae DPL1 (YDR294C); ancestral locus Anc_5.310), which yields MDVQLDNSAFIGTSATTTAAAATGTSRQLLNLQWLQGKVIDPIIESCPPLYLMSKNPATIDLKVLAYCLIDCIQRYVKRTPWYSLVKDYLFIMFLLKILSTIWFHVRVYGVIGSLRRTYKSNCKFLFKKLLNSPFLKSKVDKQVLKVTSSIEESLIKNDSTISQFPQLPSLGLTQDSVISQLDLLNEVLTHTEWEQGKVSGAVYHGGSDLIHLQSVAFEKYCVANQLHPDVFPAVRKMEAEVVSMILKLFHGPEETSCGTTTSGGTESLLLACLSAKMYGYEHKGITEPEMIIPKTAHAGFDKAAYYFGIKLHHVELDPVTFKVDLKKVEKFINKNTVLLVGSVPNFPHGIADDIEGLGKLALLNNIPLHVDCCLGSFIVAFMEKAGFNEDGQLPLSDFRVPGVTSISCDTHKYGFAPKGSSVIMYRNEDLRMHQYYINSEWTGGLYGSPTLAGSRPGALVVGCWATMINIGENGYIESCRSIVTATRKLKRYIDEKLPDLEILGDPKFSVLSFSSKVIDIYELSDRLTKKGWHLNSLQNPPALHLAVTRLTVNSIDSLCQLLSEEVNTMKLEVNSKPSPDGTSSLYGVAGSVQTAGVADRLIVAFLNALYKLKPDNDTHNDFEK from the coding sequence atggACGTTCAACTTGATAATTCTGCTTTTATTGGTACGTCTGCTACTACCactgctgctgctgctacCGGAACTTCACGGCAACTCCTCAATCTCCAATGGTTACAAGGGAAAGTAATTGATCCAATCATTGAATCATGTCCGCCATTGTACCTAATGTCCAAAAACCCAGCTACAATTGATTTAAAGGTATTGGCATACTGTCTAATTGATTGTATCCAAAGGTACGTGAAGAGAACTCCATGGTATTCATTAGTTAAAGACTACCTCTTCATTATGTTTCTTCTCAAGATACTTTCCACAATATGGTTCCACGTTAGAGTATACGGAGTCATCGGTTCTCTAAGAAGAACATATAAAAGCAATTGCAAGTTcctttttaaaaaattattaaactCACCATTCTTAAAATCAAAAGTTGATAAACAAGTTTTAAAAGTCACATCTTccattgaagaaagttTAATCAAAAATGATTCAACAATATCACAATTCCCACAATTACCATCCTTGGGACTCACTCAAGATTCCGTCATATCTCAActagatttattaaatgaagtTCTAACTCATACTGAATGGGAACAAGGTAAAGTATCAGGGGCAGTATATCATGGTGGTTCTGATTTGATCCATTTACAAAGTGTGgcatttgaaaaatattgtgTAGCAAATCAACTACATCCTGATGTGTTCCCCGCAGTACGTAAGATGGAAGCTGAAGTGGTTTCTATGATTCTTAAATTATTTCATGGTCCTGAAGAAACAAGTTGTGGGACAACTACGTCTGGTGGGACTGAATCGTTACTATTGGCTTGTTTAAGTGCCAAGATGTATGGGTATGAACATAAGGGGATTACTGAACCTGAAATGATTATACCAAAGACTGCCCATGCTGGGTTTGATAAAGCTGCTTATTATTTTGGTATTAAATTACATCATGTTGAATTGGATCCTGTTACGTTTAAagttgatttgaaaaaagttgaaaagTTCATCAATAAAAACACTGTGTTGTTGGTCGGTTCTGTTCCAAATTTCCCTCATGGGATTGCTGACGATATTGAAGGATTGGGTAAATTAGCTCttcttaataatataccatTACATGTTGATTGTTGTCTTGGTTCCTTTATTGTTGCATTTATGGAAAAAGCGGGTtttaatgaagatggaCAATTACCATTATCTGATTTTAGAGTACCTGGCGTTACCTCCATATCATGCGATACACATAAATATGGGTTTGCACCAAAGGGTTCTTCAGTGATTATGTATCGTAATGAAGATTTAAGAATgcatcaatattatatcaatTCAGAATGGACTGGTGGATTATACGGTTCACCTACTCTTGCTGGGTCAAGACCGGGTGCCTTAGTTGTTGGATGTTGGGCCACTATGATCAATATTGGTGAAAATGGTTATATTGAATCTTGTAGATCTATCGTTACAGcaacaagaaaattgaaaagatatATTGACGAGAAATTACCtgatttagaaatattaGGAGACCCAAAATTTTCTGTTCTTTCATTTAGTTCCAAAgttattgatatttatGAATTATCTGATAGACTAACCAAGAAAGGTTGGCATTTAAATAGTTTACAAAACCCACCAGCTTTACATTTGGCAGTAACAAGATTAACGGTGAATTCCATTGACTCCTTATGTCAATTACTATCTGAAGAGGTCAATACTATGAAATTGGAAGTTAATAGTAAACCATCTCCAGATGGTACTAGCTCTCTATATGGGGTGGCAGGAAGTGTTCAAACAGCTGGTGTAGCTGATAGATTAATCGTTGCATTTTTAAATGCATTATACAAATTGAAGCCAGACAACGACACCCACAACGACTTTGAGAAATGA
- the SSD1 gene encoding mRNA-binding translational repressor SSD1 (similar to Saccharomyces cerevisiae SSD1 (YDR293C); ancestral locus Anc_5.307) gives MSKNSNNNNYQENVYVKTTGGGKNVPKQIHVAHRRSQSELTNLMIEQLTLQKQLEAVQAQQQQLLAQQQQLAQQTGQFIATNNNTNNNNKNQGFIPPSHYNTPNMSAGNRSRSHSRDNSGYYQNSYDNNNNPNNLGVNTHRKTGSQSSVYGHSRRHSLVLNEAKRAAAEEQAKRGGSSSFNGNEFNPKSKDESASPEELPIEQSSFKFPPAPVQLQQQQQQQQQGSGQSHRRSNSNLSPPTFKFPPTPTSYNNNNQDDDFTPTSSTHRRSKTRNNEFSSPGINSNWRNQSQTQSQIQQQQQQSPFRHRQTNSRDYNSSNNLEPPAFFQGHHPRGSNASVQSFSSNSGGNQNQSTRKSLFAPYLPQANIPGLIQEGKLVAGILRVNKKNRSDAWVSTDGALDADIYICGSKDRNRALEGDLVAVELLVVDDVWDSKKEKEEKKRRKDASLQQDIIPLNGNDDYHNDASANALSSNFLASNFNSSSTSNEDNILSTPNRSRGMDNDKSPTKSSLKRKGSLKQRPTQKKNDDVEVEGQSLLLVEEEEINDKYKPLYAGHVVAVLDRIPGQLFSGTLGLLRPSQQNHSDDKPPKAPKIAWFKPTDKKVPLIAIPTELAPKDFVENADKYSDKLFVASIKRWPITSLHPFGILVSELGEINDPNTEIDSILRDNNFLSNEYLDNKDPTKEKAMFQALPIPENELAVRTDFTDPSEYSILAIAENDSLSEFALHVKNNNDGTFELGCHVVDATAHIEENSSLDRRARKRSSGVFMPQKVVNLLPKALNESLSLKKDKKSATLSVIYTLNAETLEIRSTTVCESIILPSRFMTAKEIDDNLASDDVDPYLSIVEKIATSFYATRIEYPEAKLMPTLSLFESIDDEKVNVDLNILDRTLGYVVINEIQHKVNSTIAEKIYTKLGDSSFLRREAQPVITKMSLFKNKIQKFGLDIDITSIATIIQSILKIEDSDVRVGVEILLFKTMSRAKYFVAGKVDPDQYSHYSLNLPIYTHFTSPLRRYADHVVHRQLRSAIRGVPYTEDIDALKITSEYCNFKKDCAYQSQEQAIHLLLCKTINDMGNATGQLLTMATVLQVYESSFDVFIPEFGVEKRVHGDQLPLLKAEFDGVSRVLELHWQPGVDSATFVPADEKNPKSYRNSIKNKFRSTTAEIAAMEINSNSEDFISDSLSKELSNLNLDVPRLRLPENEKATDPLDKFISSTITRREGDNCIQEIHELQKIPILLRAEIGMALPCLSVRALNPFIRRE, from the coding sequence ATGTCTAAAAatagtaacaataataattaccAAGAAAATGTCTATGTGAAGACAACAGGTGGAGGTAAAAATGTACCAAAGCAAATACACGTTGCACATAGAAGATCTCAAAGTGAATTAACAAATTTGATGATTGAACAACTGACTTTACAAAAGCAATTGGAGGCAGTTCAAGcccaacaacaacaattacttgcacaacaacaacaattggCCCAACAAACTGGCCAATTCATTGCtactaataacaataccaataataacaataagaATCAAGGATTTATACCTCCATCCCACTATAATACGCCAAACATGTCTGCTGGTAATAGAAGTAGATCACATTCTAGAGATAACTCTGGTTATTACCAAAACTCAtatgataacaataacaatcCTAATAACTTGGGTGTAAACACACACAGGAAAACTGGCTCTCAATCAAGTGTATATGGTCATTCCAGAAGACATTCGTTAGTTTTGAATGAAGCTAAAAGGGCAGCTGCAGAAGAACAAGCGAAAAGAGGAGgatcatcatcttttaatggtaatgaatttaatcCAAAATCTAAAGATGAAAGCGCTTCACCAGAAGAACTTCCTATAGAACAATCTTCATTCAAGTTCCCACCTGCACCAGTTCAAttgcaacaacaacaacaacaacaacagcaagGATCTGGTCAAAGTCACCGCCGATCAAACTCAAACTTATCACCACCGACTTTTAAATTTCCACCTACACCAACTagttataataataataatcaagatgatgattttacACCAACATCTTCCACACATCGTCGCTCtaaaacaagaaacaaCGAGTTTTCCTCCCCTGGTATCAACTCCAATTGGAGAAATCAATCTCAAACTCAATCCCAAAttcaacagcaacaacaacaatcgCCATTTCGTCATAGACAAACAAACTCAAGAGATTATAATTCATCCAATAACTTAGAGCCCCCTGCTTTCTTCCAAGGTCATCATCCTCGCGGATCAAACGCTTCAGTCCAAAGTTTCTCATCTAACAGTGGTGGTAATCAAAACCAAAGCACACGTAAATCTTTGTTCGCTCCATATTTACCACAAGCAAATATCCCAGGATTAATTCAAGAAGGGAAGTTGGTAGCAGGTATCTTACGAGTTAACAAGAAAAACAGATCTGACGCATGGGTCTCCACAGATGGTGCATTAGATGCAGATATCTATATTTGTGGTTCCAAAGATCGTAATAGAGCCTTAGAAGGTGATTTAGTCGCTGTAGAATTGTTAGTAGTCGATGATGTTTGGGATTctaaaaaggaaaaagaggaaaaaaagagaagaaaagacGCTTCTTTACAACAGGATATTATACCATTGAATGGCAACGATGATTATCATAACGATGCTTCTGCTAATGCTTTGAGCAGTAATTTTTTGGcttctaatttcaattcttcttcaacatcTAATGAAGATAACATACTTTCTACTCCAAATAGATCAAGAGGTAtggataatgataaatcaCCAACCAAATCTAGTCTTAAGAGAAAGGGTTCATTGAAGCAACGTCCAACccaaaagaagaatgaCGATGTTGAAGTGGAGGGTCaatcattattactagtcgaagaagaagaaattaacGATAAATATAAACCGTTATATGCTGGTCATGTTGTTGCAGTCTTGGATCGTATTCCAGGTCAACTATTCAGTGGTACATTAGGTTTACTAAGACCATCTCAACAAAACCATAGTGATGATAAACCACCTAAAGCTCCAAAGATTGCATGGTTTAAGCCTACTGATAAAAAAGTTCCACTAATCGCCATTCCTACTGAATTAGCACCAAAAGATTTTGTTGAAAATGCTGACAAGTACTCTGATAAATTATTCGTTGCATCTATTAAACGTTGGCCAATAACTTCTTTACATCCATTCGGTATCTTAGTTTCAGAATTGGGTGAAATTAATGATCCAAATACTGAAATTGATTCTATCTTGAGAGATAACAATTTCTTATCTAATGAGTATTTAGACAATAAAGATCcaacaaaggaaaaggCAATGTTTCAAGCTTTACCAATTcctgaaaatgaattggcTGTGAGAACTGATTTCACAGATCCATCTGAATATAGCATCTTAGCTATTGCTGAAAATGATTCACTTTCTGAATTTGCTTTACATGTtaaaaataacaatgatGGAACATTTGAATTAGGTTGTCATGTTGTCGATGCCACAGCACACATCGAGGAGAATTCTTCCTTGGACAGAAGAGCAAGGAAGAGATCATCCGGTGTGTTCATGCCACAAAAGGTTGTTAACTTATTACCAAAGGCACTTAATGAATCCCTAAGCTTGAAAAAGGATAAGAAATCGGCTACTTTATCTGTCATATATACTTTAAACGCAGAAACTTTAGAAATTAGATCTACAACTGTTTGTGAATCTATCATTTTACCATCAAGGTTTATGACTGCAAAAGAAATAGATGATAATTTGGCATCTGATGATGTTGATCCATATCTATCGATCGTTGAAAAAATTGCTACATCCTTTTATGCTACAAGAATAGAGTATCCGGAAGCGAAACTAATGCCAACCTTATCCTTGTTTGAGAGTATTGATGACGAGAAGGTTAACGTCGATTTGAATATACTAGACAGAACTTTAGGATATGTAGTAATAAATGAGATCCAACATAAGGTTAATTCTACAATAGcggaaaaaatatataccaAATTAGGCGATTCATCATTCTTAAGAAGAGAAGCTCAACCAGTGATCACAAAGATGTCATTATTTAAGAACAAGATTCAAAAGTTTGGTTTAGACATTGATATTACCTCAATTGCTACGATAATACAATCCATTTTGAAGATCGAAGATTCTGATGTTAGGGTTGGTGTTGAAATCTTGCTTTTTAAGACAATGTCAAGAGCCAAATATTTTGTTGCTGGTAAAGTTGATCCTGATCAATATAGTCATTATTCATTAAACCTACCAATTTATACACATTTCACATCTCCGTTAAGAAGATATGCGGACCATGTGGTACATAGGCAACTAAGGTCTGCCATCAGAGGTGTTCCATATActgaagatattgatgcATTAAAGATTACTTCTGAATATTGTAATTTTAAGAAGGATTGTGCATATCAATCTCAAGAACAAGCCATTCATTTGTTACTTTGTAAAACAATTAATGATATGGGTAATGCGACTGGACAATTACTAACTATGGCTACTGTGTTACAAGTCTACGAATCCTCATTCGATGTTTTCATTCCAGAGTTTGGTGTAGAAAAAAGAGTTCATGGTGATCAATTACCATTGCTTAAAGCTGAATTCGATGGTGTCAGTAGAGTGTTAGAATTACATTGGCAGCCTGGTGTGGATAGTGCCACATTCGTCCCAGCTGATGAAAAGAATCCAAAATCTTATAGAAATTCCATCAAGAATAAGTTCAGGTCAACAACGGCAGAAATTGCAGCAATGGAAATAAATTCTAATAGTGAAGATTTCATAAGTGATAGTTTAAGTAAAGAACTTTCTAATCTAAACTTAGATGTTCCAAGACTAAGACTTCCTGAGAATGAAAAGGCTACTGATCCGTTAGATAAGTTTATTTCAAGTACAATCACAAGAAGGGAAGGAGATAATTGCATCCAAGAAATCCATGAGTTGCAAAAGATCCCAATACTATTAAGAGCAGAAATTGGTATGGCTTTACCATGTCTATCTGTTCGTGCCCTAAATCCATTCATTAGAAGAGAATAA